A window of the Podospora bellae-mahoneyi strain CBS 112042 chromosome 6, whole genome shotgun sequence genome harbors these coding sequences:
- a CDS encoding hypothetical protein (COG:U; EggNog:ENOG503PAFX), producing MSHSQDSDLERQEPHTFKSALTSILTVKDGEVYETHPDKNPKWYQKLLDIGVEENGIKPVPLEQRTCTQYNNLFTYPNRHARHVGHGHELEGRLSRHRFLCHVNLHSTCLYGDWWHGDWAKAVDSSEIFLWPLLRHHSPSSQRCHPNWVFLALSRGGRPNPRLSQPRSAFGQHRYYHHLSCLLCRLPLWLQGSPLLGKMDLDPQPHRHCHCLGLWRQVSSPADKQPTGNRFSGHDVGCSDRRVFYYIWRHGVRLQRLPQTKRCVSVSLPLFISIQTTSRVFAYTYFGLLLPSVPLLILGAAIGGCTPNIPSWSAAYATTGIGGILYQMLVPVLGNFGKFILVLLALSVIGNIAISMYSISVNLQQLLPFFAQVHRFFFIFVAMGLLIPFAIKAAEAWEESLTNFLAVIGYWAGCFDAVVITELVVFRKGDYSSHDHKIWNVGRKLPPGVAALGASLLSLGLVVPGMAAPWYTGPLAKVTGDIGFESAFVVTGLGYLVLRWVEIKVVGHV from the exons ATGAGTCACTCTCAGGACTCCGACCTCGAGAGACAGGAGCCTCACACCTTCAAGAGCGCCCTGACatccatcctcaccgtcaAGGATGGCGAGGTCTACGAGACTCATCCTGACAAGAATCCCAAGTGGTACCAGAAGCTGCTTGACATCGGCGTCGAAGAGAATGGCATCAAGCCAGTACCGCTTGAGCAGCGGACGTGTACGCAGTACAACAACTTGTTCacc TATCCCAACCGGCATGCTCGCCACGTTGGGCATGGGCATGAACTTGAGGGACGCCTCTCTCGTCATCGTTTTCTTTGCCATGTTAACTTGCATTCCACCTGCCTTTATGGTGATTGGTGGCATGGAGACTGGGCTAAGGCAGTTGATTCAAGCGAGATATTCCTTTGG CCGCTACTTCGTCACcattccccttcttctcaacGCTGCCACCCTAACTGGGTTTTCCTTGCTCTCAGCCGTGGTGGGCGGCCAAACCCTCGCCTCTCTCAACCCAGATCAGCTTTCGGTCAACATCGGTATTATCATCACCTGTCTTGTCTCCTTTGCCGTCTCCCTCTTTGGCTTCAAGGCAGTCCACTTCTGGGAAAGATGGACCTGgatccccaacctcatcgCCATTGCCATTGCCTTGGGCTGTGGCGGCAAGTATCTTCACCTGCAGACAAACAACCCACCGGCAACCGCTTCTCAGGTCATGACGTTGGGTGCTCTGATCGCAGGGTATTTTATTACATTTGGAGGCACGGTGTCAGATTACAGCGTCTACCACAAACCAAACGTTGTGTGTCGGTAAgcctcccccttttcatcTCTATCCAGACAAC ATCCCGCGTCTTCGCCTACACCTActtcggcctcctcctcccgtcggtccctcttctcatcctcggcgccgCGATAGGAGGCTGCACCCCCAACATACCCTCCTGGTCCGCCGCCTACGCCACCACAGGAATAGGAGGCATCTTGTACCAAATGCTCGTCCCCGTCCTCGGCAACTTTGGGAAattcatcctcgtcctttTGGCCCTCTCCGTCATAGGAAACATTGCCATCTCGATGTACTCCATCAGCGTCAACCTCCAGCAGCTCCTGCCGTTTTTCGCACAAGTTCATCGgtttttctttatttttgTGGCCATGGGACTGTTGATTCCGTTTGCGATCAAGGCGGCTGAGGCGTGGGAGGAAAGTTTGACGAATTTCCTCGCGGTGATTGGGTATTGGGCTGGGTGTTTTGATGCGGTTGTCATAACAGAATTGGTGGTGTTTAGAAAGGGGGATTATAGCAGTCATGATCACAAAATCTGGAATGTTGGACGAAAATTACCGCCGGGGGTGGCGGCGCTGGGAGCGAGTTTGTTGAGTTTGGGATTGGTGGTTCCGGGAATGGCGGCACCGTGGTATACGGGCCCGTTGGCGAAGGTTACGGGGGATATTGGGTTTGAGAGCGCTTTTGTCgtgacggggttggggtatTTGGTTTTGAGGTGGGTTGAGATCAAGGTGGTGGGACATGTTTGA
- a CDS encoding hypothetical protein (EggNog:ENOG503P8K2): MSQKHDQPPAYGAPPPGAPQQAYYPPQGGPPPQGPYDQQQPYYQQGPQMGYGQQPPPGAYYQQQGPYPPQGQYYPPQQQEKKGPGFFEACLAGMACCCCLDILF, encoded by the exons ATGTCGCAAAAGCACGATCAGCCTCCCGCCTACGGCGCTCCTCCCCCCGGCGCTCCCCAGCAGGCTTACTACCCACCCCAGGgcggccctcctcctcagggtCCCTATGATCAGCAACAGCCTTACTACCAGCAGGGCCCTCAGATGGGCTATGGCCAACAGCCACCTCCCGGCGCGTAttaccagcagcagggcCCGTATCCTCCCCAGGGACAGTACTACCCACCGCAGcaacaagagaagaagggaccT GGTTTCTTCGAGGCGTGCTTGGCCGGTATGgcgtgttgctgctgcttggacATCCTGTTCTAA
- the RIB7 gene encoding 2,5-diamino-6-(ribosylamino)-4(3H)-pyrimidinone 5'-phosphate reductase (COG:H; EggNog:ENOG503NX1M), which yields MSRETLSFPPTSIPPLEPYLPLTSPSPSSKPHLTLTYATSLDASLTLAPGVRTTLSGPYSKSMTHYLRTRHNAILVGCTTALIDNPALNSRLGSITSLDQQPRPIILDPKGRWDFTEDSQVIRLAAEFKGKGPWVVTKRGGETKERGELLERVGGKFLFLETGEDGRFKWGDVLSVLGEQGVRSVMVEGGGEVINSLLIDPENRLVDSVIITIAPTWLGKGGVVVSPSRQQGQTSQLKLRDVSWQPHGEDVVLCGRILRS from the coding sequence ATGTCCCGCGaaaccctctccttcccccccacctccattCCACCCCTAGAACCCTACCTCCCCCttacctccccctctccaagtTCAAAACCACACCTAACCCTCACCtacgccacctccctcgatgcgtccctcaccctcgccccaGGCGTCCGCACAACCCTTTCCGGCCCTTACTCCAAATCAATGACGCACTACCTCCGCACCCGCCACAacgccatcctcgtcggGTGCACCACCGCACTCATCGACAACCCAGCCCTCAACTCCCGGCTAGGAAGCATCACCTCTCTCgaccaacaaccccgccctATCATCCTCGACCCAAAAGGTCGCTGGGACTTCACCGAGGACAGCCAGGTAATCCGTCTAGCGGCTGAGTTTAAGGGGAAGGGCCCTTGGGTGGTGACtaagaggggaggggagaccAAGGAACGGGGAGAGTTGCTGGAACGTGTAGGGGGcaagtttttgtttttggaaaCGGGGGAGGACGGGAGGTTTAAATGGGGGGATGTGTTAAGTGTTTTGGGGGAGCAAGGAGTGAGAAGTGTCATGgtagagggaggaggggaggtgatcAATTCTCTCCTCATCGACCCAGAGAACCGCCTCGTCGACTCGGtaatcatcaccatcgccccAACTTGGCTCGGCAAAGGCGGGGTGGTAGTCTCACCCTCACGACAACAAGGACAGACATCACAACTGAAGCTGCGGGATGTATCCTGGCAACCTCACGGCGAAGACGTGGTGCTTTGCGGGAGGATTTTGCGCAGTTGA